A segment of the Ignavibacteriota bacterium genome:
AGCGAATCTTTTGAATTATAAATACCGACATCCGTCCCACAAATTCCGCCTGCAACGACTTTGAATTGCACATCGTTGGACTGAATTACGACCGGGATTTCTTTTTCGGTAAGTTGTAAGCCATGTTGCCACGCTCTGTATAATTGAGGTTTCGGTTTTACGACTGCTTTCATTCCAGTTTCCAGTTTTCAGTTTTCGGTTTTCGGTTTTCGGTTTTCAGTTTTCAGTTTTCAGTTTATTTGAATTCAAAAATCTTTAATCAGTCGTGCCGCGAAGCCCCCGTCAATATGGTGGCGATGTGGGAAGGTCATGACTAATCCATCCGGGTTCACGAGGTTCTTGTTGACAAACTTCGATGCATTATCAATGTGAAATTCAGGATGCTGCTCTACAAATTTTTTGATTTGCATTTCGTTTTCTTCCGGCTCGGTGGTACAGGTTGAATAGACTAATACTCCTCCCGGTTTCACCAAATGTGCCGCACGCTCTAACAATTGTTCCTGAAGTTTTACCATAACTTGAATATCTTCAATCTCGCGTTTCCACTTCATGTCAGGTTTTTTTCTTAGCGTTCCGAGTCCCGAACAGGGCGCATCAAGGAGAACTTTTTCAGCCGGTTCGATTTCGAGCGTTGATGCATCGGTCGCAAGTGTTTTTACATTCGTAATGCCGAGTCGCTCGCAACTTGTTTTCAGAAGATTCAACTTGTGGTCAAACTTGTCAACCGAAATAATCTCACCCTTATTTTTCATCAACTCTCCGATGAGTGTTGATTTTCCACCGGGCGCGGCGCACATATCAATCACCCGCTCGCCTGATTGTGGCGCAAGTAACAGCACTGGCAACGCCTGACTTTCATCCTGTACGGAAAAATATCCCTGACGGAAAATATCTAATTGCGCAATGCCTGTCAATGTTTTCACGCGAATAAAGAAGTCGATGAGTTGTGAACCTTCATATTGAATTCCCTCCTTATCAAGAAGGACGAGAAATTCGCCGGGTGTAATTTTCAACTTATTAATACGAAGAGTAAGAGGTGGAATTTCGTTATTCGCTATCAAAAATTTTTCAAGGTCGGGGATATCGAATCTTGGAAGCCATCGTTTCACCATCCATTGCGGATGGGAAAAAAATACGGAAAGATAATGCAACTGATTTTCATCGCGTTTGGGATACTGAATGTCATTTATGTTTCTAATGACATTACGAAGCACAGCGTTGACAAAATTTGCAGTCTTTTCTCCCCTCAACCGTTTGATGAACTCAACCGCTTCATTCACCGCGGCATAGTTTGGCATCCGCGTCAGAAAGAGAATTTGATAGAGCGCAACACGGAGTGTATTCTTCAGATTGATTTCTGTTTTTGAGAAATTTCCATGCGTGAAACTATTGAGCAGATAATCAAGTCGTCCTTGCCAGCGCATCACTCCGTGAACAAGTTCAGCAAGCAAACTTTTGTCAACGTTTGATAACTCATCCAACTTCAGTTCAATGTCGAGAAGTTTATCCATGTACGCGTCGGTGCGTTCGATTCGGTTAAGAATCTTCACGGCGGTTCCTCGTGCGCCGGCATACACCGGCTTTATTTCATCTTCTTGTTGGATTACTTCTTCAGCCATTGTTTCCGTTCTTGTTTTGTTTGATTGAACACGTGACGCATCATTGATTCGTACGCTTTGCTCATGGTGATTCCCCGACGCGACATCATGCGTCGAGCAATTTCAATACTCTTTTCAATATCAAATGTCGTGAACGAACCGGAACTTCCCCATGAATAGGAGGGTAGAAATTTTTGTGGAAAATCAGCGCCGAAAATATTACACGAAGTTCCGACGACACTTCCTGTGTTGAACATGACATTGATTCCCGACTTTGAATGGTCGCCCATCGTGAGACCGACGAACTGTGAACCGGAATTGAACTCATCGCCATTGATAAACACGTTCACATTTCCGTACGTGTTTTTCAGATTGCTAGTATTCGTGTCGGCTCCGAGATTGACCCAACTTCCAATGTACGAATCGCCGACAAATCCGTCGTGCGCTTTGTTTGAATATGATTGGAAAATTGAGCGAGTAACTTCGCCCCCGATTCTACATTCTCGACCGATACTTGTTCCGGGATAAATCTTCGCTCCGATTTTTATTTGACTCCCTTCACCAATAAATGCAGGTCCTGCTATAACAGCGTTCGGCATGATAGTAACATTCTTCTCGATAATTATTGGACCATGTTCCGCATCCAACACAACTCCCGGTTTAATGACAGCACCGGAGCCAACGAGAATATTTTTTTGATTAAGTAAATGCGCTCCGTTGTAAATATTTCCAGCAATTGCTTTCTTCGTTTTCCGTTTCAGCAATAAAAAATCTTTTTCGATTTGTTCAGCATTATGTTGAACCAACTCCCAAGGGAAACGAATAACGTTGCATCCAATTTGTTCTTGAAGAAAATCTTGAATTCGGGCAACTTGTAACCCCGAACCTGTAATCCGTAACAGGGGAAGATTCTTCCTCTTCACAAACATTGCCACAACATCGTCGTTGTTCAAAAAGACGCGCTCTTTACCATCATGCTTTTTCATAATGCGTGTCAATGTTTCATCAGCGATAACGCGGCTATTGATGAGCCAGACATCATCGTTAGGGAACGTATTAACTTGAAACGAAGGAAAACATTCTTGTGTGTACTCGCTGAGATACGCGCGGGTAATCAGAGAAACATTTTTGGAAGGAATGAATGAGAGAATTTTCTCACGCAATGTTGAGCAACCGCAACGCAACTCAAACGATGGTTGGAGGTGCGTAAGGGGAAGAAGGTGCTTGACCGTTTGGTCTTCGACAATACAAAGGTGCATAGTTTTTGAGAAGAAAAAAAACGGAATCCCGACTTCTCAGAATTCCGTTTTCAAACTCATACAAAAATTATTACGC
Coding sequences within it:
- a CDS encoding GlmU family protein, with the translated sequence MHLCIVEDQTVKHLLPLTHLQPSFELRCGCSTLREKILSFIPSKNVSLITRAYLSEYTQECFPSFQVNTFPNDDVWLINSRVIADETLTRIMKKHDGKERVFLNNDDVVAMFVKRKNLPLLRITGSGLQVARIQDFLQEQIGCNVIRFPWELVQHNAEQIEKDFLLLKRKTKKAIAGNIYNGAHLLNQKNILVGSGAVIKPGVVLDAEHGPIIIEKNVTIMPNAVIAGPAFIGEGSQIKIGAKIYPGTSIGRECRIGGEVTRSIFQSYSNKAHDGFVGDSYIGSWVNLGADTNTSNLKNTYGNVNVFINGDEFNSGSQFVGLTMGDHSKSGINVMFNTGSVVGTSCNIFGADFPQKFLPSYSWGSSGSFTTFDIEKSIEIARRMMSRRGITMSKAYESMMRHVFNQTKQERKQWLKK
- the rsmB gene encoding 16S rRNA (cytosine(967)-C(5))-methyltransferase RsmB, with the protein product MAEEVIQQEDEIKPVYAGARGTAVKILNRIERTDAYMDKLLDIELKLDELSNVDKSLLAELVHGVMRWQGRLDYLLNSFTHGNFSKTEINLKNTLRVALYQILFLTRMPNYAAVNEAVEFIKRLRGEKTANFVNAVLRNVIRNINDIQYPKRDENQLHYLSVFFSHPQWMVKRWLPRFDIPDLEKFLIANNEIPPLTLRINKLKITPGEFLVLLDKEGIQYEGSQLIDFFIRVKTLTGIAQLDIFRQGYFSVQDESQALPVLLLAPQSGERVIDMCAAPGGKSTLIGELMKNKGEIISVDKFDHKLNLLKTSCERLGITNVKTLATDASTLEIEPAEKVLLDAPCSGLGTLRKKPDMKWKREIEDIQVMVKLQEQLLERAAHLVKPGGVLVYSTCTTEPEENEMQIKKFVEQHPEFHIDNASKFVNKNLVNPDGLVMTFPHRHHIDGGFAARLIKDF